The Ictidomys tridecemlineatus isolate mIctTri1 unplaced genomic scaffold, mIctTri1.hap1 Scaffold_147, whole genome shotgun sequence DNA window ttgacTCCACAAAAGTATATTATCACAACACTGATATTGTGTTTCAATATTGTGCCTGTACATAGAAATGTTGAAACTTTATTAGTAAGTGaagatatatactttttttgtacATCTGCATTAGTGAAAGACAGTTTTTTGAGAGTTTGACTATTTGGGTGATTGCATATACTTTGGGGATTCATTGCAGTTTTTGATTGGTCTTGTCAGTAGATTTAGGTTGTTCATCATGGTATTTCGAATGACCACAGCTATAAAGCAGGGTCATTAACCAgagtggtatttatacatttcactttTTCGCTAATTTCTTTATGAATATACTTCAGTTGTTCATAATTGTTATACTTGTGCAACTGCCACCAATATACCTGAGTTTTATGCTTGCAAAAATGTGTTGTATTCTTGCCTATTTTTTTTGGGGTAAACTGGCTCATGAAATGTTCTGTCATGCTTTtatatgttttcaaattaatcccccttttaatataaataagttccacttaaagaattaaatttttcttcccagaattatattttagagattttgATCTTTTGGAATTTTAGACTTTAggaattttaatctttttggATTTCAAAAATTAGGATTGTCATTTGGGATTATGGCCCAAACCTGTGTACCCAATTCTTGGGAGCACTGTTAACAAGTCCGTGTGATTAGCCAGCTTTAGCCCCTATGCTCAGAGTAGATCTCTATTAATAGTAAATGTCATTGttgttgtgctgggaattgatcgTATGGCCTTGTCCATACTAAGCAAGTTCTCtatcacttagccacatcctcagcccctcaaaatgatattttttccaGAACTAGAGAACAAAGAGGGTTGATATTCTACTTCAGATAGCCAACTCTATCAATTGATGTTTCATACtcttattattttacatatttaagatttttatcttttttttcttaaaaacttgaattttttataaatgtcttCAGGTTATGAAATTCTTCTATAAGTTAGATTactcttgtagtttttttttttttttgtattggggattgaacccagcggtacTTAAACACTggaccacatccacagccctttttaaatattttatttatttagagacacggtctcactgagttgcttaggatcttgttaagttgctgaggctagctttgaaattgagatcctcctgagctgctggggttacagacaGGGGCTACCACATGGGgctattcttttcattttttaagaggaTTGAATGTACATTGAGAAGAAATACCCCAGGGACCTGTGGAGTTAGGACAATATTTATTTGTGGTCAAGGGAGAAAAGTAAGTTTGGTTCAAGATGTTTGCAGTTGCTCATGCATTCCACAGTTCAAAGGGCTTCCAGTTTGCTCCAGTCTAAGGAGATTTTCCTTTGGGAACTGGTGTTGGGTAGGGTTCAAATATCCACCACTTTCTACAACACTTTTTCTTATCATTGCACACACCAATGATGTCATCTAAAGGTGTGCATGCGAAATCCCTGCACATCCCTTGCAAAGCGATGCACTGCTTTTCTCCTGGGAAAACACCAGACTTTCCTGCACAGGAAGAGATTTGACAATCATTAATTCACTCTCAAATGGTTGGAAATGTACATAAAGCAATAAACCTCCAGAAGGATGGCTTTGGAATAGGGGCACATATTGCCTACACAAAAGGATCGGATATAGATGAAGCTCAACATTTTTAAGGAGAGGGGCTCAAAGTGTGGGATTATACGCATCTTGGAGGGGtaggctgatttttaaaagatttcagaGATATAGCCTTTGCCTGGAGCA harbors:
- the LOC144372692 gene encoding beta-defensin 130B-like, with translation MRVCSLLCFLFLFVTITPKGKSGVFPGEKQCIALQGMCRDFACTPLDDIIGVCNDKKKCCRKWWIFEPYPTPVPKGKSP